The Arachis hypogaea cultivar Tifrunner chromosome 19, arahy.Tifrunner.gnm2.J5K5, whole genome shotgun sequence genome has a window encoding:
- the LOC112776436 gene encoding zeta-carotene desaturase, chloroplastic/chromoplastic, producing the protein MASLIQCPATSLSGTRFNKPLKSRVRCSLDSNVSDMSVNAPKGLFPPEPGHYRGPKLKVAIIGAGLAGMSTAVELLDQGHEVDIYESRTFIGGKVGSFVDKKGNHIEMGLHVFFGCYNNLFRLMKKVGADNNLLVKDHTHTFVNKGGQIGELDFRFPVGAPLHGINAFLSTNQLKTYDKARNAVALALSPVVKALINPDAALRDIRNLDSISFSDWFISKGGTRMSIQRMWDPVAYALGFIDCDNISARCMLTIFALFATKTEASLLRMLKGSPDVYLSGPIQKYITDRGGRFHLRWGCREILYNRSSDGSTYVTGLAMSKATAKQIVHADAYVAACDVPGIKRLIPSEWREQKFFSNIYELVGVPVVTVQLRYNGWVTELQDLEKSRQLKQALGLDNLLYTPDADFSCFADLALTSPEDYYIEGQGSLLQCVLTPGDPYMPLPNDEIISRVAKQVLALFPSAQGLEVTWSSVVKIGQSLYREGPGKDPFRPDQKTPVKNFFLAGSYTKQDYIDSMEGATLSGRQASAYICDTGEELVDLRKVLATQFKDEIKFANIKDELSLV; encoded by the exons ATGGCTTCTTTGATTCAGTGTCCGGCCACTTCTCTCTCCGGAACTCGTTTCAACAAGCCACTCAAGTCTCGTGTTCGTTGCTCGTTAGATTCTAATGTCTCCGACATGAGCGTCAACG CGCCGAAAGGGCTGTTTCCGCCGGAGCCGGGGCATTATCGAGGACCAAAGCTGAAAGTTGCCATCATTGGGGCTGGGCTTGCTGGCATGTCAACTGCAGTGGAACTCTTGGATCAAGGACACGAG GTGGATATATATGAGTCGAGGACTTTTATTGGTGGGAAAGTTGGTTCTTTTGTTGATAAGAAAGGAAACCACATTGAAATGGGACTGCATGTCTTTTTTGGTTGCTACAACAATCTCTTCCGATTGATGAAAAAG GTGGGTGCAGATAACAATCTACTTGTAAAGGATCACACTCACACTTTTGTAAACAAAGGGGGTCAAATAGGAG AACTAGATTTTCGCTTCCCAGTGGGAGCACCATTGCATGGGATAAACGCTTTTTTGTCCACAAATCAGCTTAAG ACTTATGATAAGGCTAGAAATGCTGTGGCTCTCGCACTGAGTCCAGTTGTCAAAGCTCTTATTAATCCAGATGCTGCATTGAGGGACATAAGGAATTTGGATAGT ATTAGCTTTTCAGACTGGTTTATATCCAAAGGTGGCACACGAATGAGTATTCAAAGGATGTGGGATCCAGTGGCCTATGCTCTTGGATTTATTGACTGTGATAATATCAGTGCACGTTGCATGCTCACCATATTTGCCTTGTTTGCTACAAAGACCGAGGCCTCCCTTTTGCGAATGCTGAAGGGTTCACCGGATGTTTATTTGAGTGGCCCTATCCAAAAGTACATTACAGATAGAGGGGGCAG GTTCCATCTTAGATGGGGTTGCAGAGAAATACTTTATAATAGGTCTTCTGATGGTAGTACTTATGTTACAGGACTTGCCATGTCAAAG GCTACTGCCAAGCAAATCGTGCATGCTGATGCTTACGTTGCTG CTTGTGATGTTCCCGGAATTAAAAGATTAATTCCTTCGGAGTGGAGGGAACAGAAGTTTTTCAGTAACATATACGAGCTTGTTGGAGTTCCTGTCGTCACAGTGCAACTCAGATACAACGGCTGGGTTACAGAGTTGCAGGATCTTGAAAAATCAAG GCAACTGAAGCAAGCTCTTGGGCTAGATAACCTTCTCTATACTCCGGATGCAGATTTTTCGTGCTTTGCAGACCTTGCACTAACATCTCCTGAAGATTATTACATTGAAGGACAAGGATCATTATTACA ATGTGTTCTGACACCAGGTGATCCGTACATGCCCTTACCGAATGATGAAATTATTTCGAGGGTAGCAAAACAG GTTCTAGCACTGTTTCCATCAGCTCAAGGCTTAGAAGTAACCTGGTCATCTGTTGTTAAAATTGGGCAATCTCTATACCGCGAGGGACCTGGTAAAGATCCATTCAGACCTGATCAGAAGACACCGGTGAAGAATTTCTTTCTCGCTGGCTCTTACACCAAGCAG GACTACATAGACAGCATGGAAGGTGCAACCTTGTCAGGTCGACAAGCTTCAGCATATATCTGTGACACCGGCGAAGAATTGGTGGATCTGCGGAAGGTGCTTGCTACCCAGTTTAAAGATGAGATAAAATTTGCAAATATAAAAGATGAATTGAGCTTAGTATAA